The genomic window AGGGCCTGATCATCGAGGCGCGTCTCGACAAGGGCCGCGGCCCGGTGGCGACGATGCTGGTGCAGACCGGCACGCTGCGCCAGGGCGACATGCTGCTGGCCGGCCAGGTCTTCGGCAAGATCCGCGCGATGTTGGACGAGAACGGCAAGCCGGTGAAGGAAGCCGGTCCGTCGATCCCGGTCGAGATCCTCGGCCTGTCCGAGGTGCCGGCCGCCGGCGAGGAAGCCGTGGTCCTCGCCGACGAGCGCAAGGCGCGCGAGATCGCGCTCTTCCGCCAGGGCAAGTTCCGCGACGTCAAGCTGGCCAAGCAGCAGGCCGCCAAGCTCGAGAACATCCTCGAGTCGATGGGCGAGGCCGAGGCCAAGTCGCTGCCGCTGATCGTCAAGGCCGACGTCCAGGGCTCGCAGGAAGCGCTGGTGCATGCGCTGACCAAGCTGTCGACCTCCGAGGTCAAGGTCAACGTGATCCACGCCGCGGTCGGCGGCATCAGCGAATCCGACGTGAACCTGGCGCAGGCGTCGAAGGCCGTCATCATCGGCTTCAACACCCGTGCCGATGCCGGCGCGCGCAAGGCCGCCGAGCACTTCGGCGTCGACATCCGCTACTACAACATCATCTACGACGCGGTCGACGAGGTGAAGGCGGCGCTGTCGGGCATGCTGGCGCCGGAGAAGAAGGAAGAGATCACCGGCACCGTCGAGATCCGCCAGGTCTTCCGCATCTCCAAGGTCGGCGCCATCGCCGGCTGTTACGTGCTGGACGGCATCGTCCGCCGCAATTCGCGCGCCCGCCTGCTGCGCGGCAACGTCGTGCAGTGGGACGGCGAGCTCGATTCGCTGAAGCGCTTCAAGGACGACGTCAAGGAAGTCAAGGCTGGCTTCGAGTGCGGTCTGTCGCTGAAGAACTTCAACGACATCGAGGAAGGCGACCAGCTCGAAATTTACGAGATCAAGGAAATTGCCCGGACGCTCTAAGCACCACGCCGCCGGCTTCTCGCGCAAGGACCGCGTCAACGAGCAGATCCGCCGCGAACTGGCGGATCTGATCCGCGGCGAGCTGAAGGACCCGCGCGTGGGCATGGTCAGCATCACCGAAGTCGAGGTGACGCCGGACTATGCGCACGCCAAGGTCTGGTTCAGCACGCTCGCCGGCGACGACAAGGTGCCGGAGATCCTGCACGGCCTGAAGAAGGCTTCCGGCTTCCTGCGCCGCGAGCTCGGCCGGCGCATCCGCATCCACACCACGCCGGAGCTGCATTTCGTGCATGACGTGTCGCTCGAACGCGGCGCCGACCTGTCGAAGCTGATCGACGAGGCCAACCGCCTGCACGGTGCCGACGCGGAAGCCGCCGATCCCGCCGACCCCGCCAAGGGCGCCGACGGCGAATGAACCCGCCTGCCCGGCGCCGCTGGCGGCGGGTCGACGGCGTCCTGCTCCTCGACAAGCCCTCCGGCATCACCTCCAACGACGCGCTGCAGAAGGCGCGCCGCCTGTTCTCGGCCGAGAAGGCCGGCCATACCGGCACCCTCGACCCGATGGCGTCCGGCCTGCTGCCGGTCTGCTTCGGCGAGGCGACCAAGTTCTCCGCCGACCTGCTCGACGCCGACAAGACCTACGAGGCAACGCTGCGCCTCGGTGTGACGACGACCACCGCCGACGCCGAGGGCGAGGTGCTGGAGACGCGGCCGGTGCAGGTGGGCGAAGCCGACCTGCGGGCAGTGCTGCCACGCTTCACCGGTGCGATCGAGCAGGTGCCGCCGATGTACTCGGCCCTGAAGCGCGACGGAAAACCCCTCTACGAGCTGGCCCGGCAGGGGATCGAGGTCGAGCGCGCGGCACGCGCCGTGGTCATCCACGAACTGACGCTGCTCGCCTGCGCCGGCACCGACGTGTCGCTGCGCGTCCGCTGCAGCAAGGGCACCTACATCCGCACGCTGGCCGAGGACATCGGCAGCGCGCTCGGCTGTGGCGCCCATCTCACCGCATTGCGGCGCACCCGGGTCGGCTCGCTCGAACTGGCCGGCGCACGCACGCTGGCGGAGATCGAGGCCTGTGCGGAGGAGGGCCGGGAGGCGCTGCTGCGGCCCGTCGATACGCTCCTTTCCGGGCTGCCGCCGGTCGTCCTCGACGAGGCGCAGACGCTGCGCTTCGGCAACGGCAACCCGGTTGCCGCCGATGTCGTCGGCCCGTGCCGGGTCTATGCCGGCGGCCGCCTGCTCGGCCTCGGGCTGGGCGACGGCGCCGGGCGGCTGCACCCGAAGCGCCTGATCGCCCGCTGATTCAGGCGTCCCCCGCGGGGGCTTGTGGAGGGCTCGCGCCTTCGCTCAGGCGGCCGAGAGCACCGCCTCGATTTCGGCGAAGGTGCGTGCGGTTTCGCCGGTCGGCAGCGGCATCCCCAGCTGGCGCGCGATCTGCGTCGCCGAGAACACCCCGCAAACGAACTGCCGGCCGTGTGCGTCGCGATCGACGACGAAGGCGTGCTGGCGGCCGCAGGCCTTCAGCGTGGCGACGACGTGGCCGACCTCGGCGCGGGTGACCATCGCCAGCTCGATCGTGTCGAGGCGGGCGGCCGGCGTCATGATGTGCGACACGCGCAGTTCGCCGCGCGCCAGTCCGAGGTTCTGCGCTGCCTGCAGCGCCCGCTCGCCGAGGATGTCGCTGGCGGTGACGACGCCCTGCAGCTGCTTGGCTTCGTCGACGACGAAGAGCATGCGCACGCCGCGGTGGATCATCGCCTGGTTGGCGTCGGCGACGAGCGTGCCGGCAGCGATCGTGGCGGCAGGGACGCGGGTCAGGTCGGTCATGACCTGCAGCGCCGGCGAATCGATGCGTACCGGCGGCGGGGTCAGGCTGGTGGAGACGAAGCAGCCGGCGGCGGAAACGGAACCGGTGGCGAGAGCGGGGTAGTTTGTGCGTGTCATGATCGGCCTCCTGAGGTTGAGGAATGCGGACCACCGCCGCGGCGCGCGGCCCGCAACCGTCTGACACGCGCGCCGGACACGGGTTCCGGCGCGCTCGGCGGATCAGCTCAGGCCGCTGCGCCGCAGCATTGCTTGTACTTCCTGCCGCTGCCGCAGGGGCAGGGATCGTTGCGGCCGACCTTGCCGTTGTTGCGGCGGATCGTGCCGTGGCCGCGCTTGGCGGCCCAGAACATGAAGATCTCGGAAACGGCGCGCGCCAGTTCCTCTTCCGAGTCGCGCAGCAGTTCGGCGAGTTCCTCGCCCTCGGGCCAGGCCTCGCCGTGCTCGCGGGCGGCGGCCTCGGCCTCGCCGGTGAGCACCATCAGCGGGAACAGGCGCTCGTCGAGCCACTCGACCTCTTCCTCGTCGGCCAGGCCCTCGAACCAGTCCTCCACCGCCGTGTCGACGCCGTGCAGGTAGGCCAGGCACCACGGCTCGTAGTCGCTCGGCGCGTCGTCCTCGTCGCCCTGCGGGTAGAGGTAGAGCATCAGCGGCTCGTCGTCGGCGAGCTGGATCGCGATGTCGGCAGCCAGGCAGCGCAGCAGCGCGGCGGCTTCCTGGCCGGCCTCGCTGGCGACGCCGGCTTCGCTGCCGAGGATTTCCAGCAGCCACTCGCCTTCCGGCACCGGCACCGGACCGGCAAGCGCGGCGCAGAGGTAGCCCTGTGCCTCGTCGAGGCGCATCGCCTCGTCGAAGGCGGGGTCGTCGAGCAGCCCCTCGAGACGGTCGAGCTGGTCGTCGGAGATCGCCGGCTGGCGCTTGGTCAGGGTGGTTTCGGTCATGGCTCAGCCTCGCGTGTTGGATTGGGTGTCGAAGCTCGCCAGTTCGACCTTCGGCGCGGGCTTCCAGCCCTTCTTGCGGTGTTCGGCGACGACGTTGGTGAAGATGCCGCCGCGCACGTAGAACTTGGCGGTGAGGCGCATGTAGCGGGGCTTGGTGGCCTTCACCAGATCGTCGAGGATGCGGTTGGTGACGGCCTCGTGGAAGCAGCCTTCGTCGCGGAAGGACCACATGTAGAGCTTCAGGCTCTTCAGCTCGACGCACAGCTTTTCCGGGATGTAGTCGAGGATCAGCGTGGCGAAGTCGGGCTGGCCGGTCTTCGGGCACAGGCAGGTGAATTCCGGGATTTCCATGTGGATGTGGAAATCGCGCTCCGGGGCGGGATTGGGGAAGGTTTCCAGGGTCTTGGAAGGCAGGCTGGGCATGCTCGGGGGGTCCGTGAAGGGGATGCAAAGATGCTATTATAGCCGGCGATTCCGGGCCTTTCCCCGGGGCCGTTCGCGTCGACCCGGCGGTTGCTGGCGATGCGCCGGCCGGTTCCGCTGCCGCCGCCAGACAAAACAAGCAGATCGAGCCCTTCCCGCCCTGCACGAGAACACGCCCCGCCCATGCGCCTGACCAAACTCAAGCTCGCCGGTTTCAAATCCTTCGTCGACCCCACCACCATCGCCTTGCCCGGGCAGCTGGTCGGCGTCGTCGGCCCCAACGGCTGCGGCAAGTCGAACGTGATGGACGCCGTGCGCTGGGTGCTCGGCGAGTCGAAGGCCTCCGAGCTGCGCGGCGAATCGATGCAGGACGTGATCTTCAACGGCTCGTCGAACCGCAAGCCGGTCGCCCGCGCCGCGGTCGAGCTGGTCTTCGACAACTCGCTCGGCCGCGCCGCCGGCCAGTGGTCGCAGTACGCCGAGCTGTCGGTGAAGCGCCTGCTGACGCGCACCGGCCAGTCCGAGTACTACATCAACAACCTGCAGGTGCGCAGGAAGGACATCACCGACCTGTTCCTCGGCACCGGCCTCGGCCCGCGCGCCTACGCGATCATCGGCCAGGGCATGATCTCGCGCATCATCGAGGCCAAGCCGGACGAGCTGCGCGTCTTTCTGGAAGAAGCCGCCGGCGTTACCCGCTACAAGGAACGGCGCAAGGAAACCGAGAACCGCATCGCCGACACGCGCGACAACCTGACCCGCATCGAGGACATCCGCGTCGAGCTCTCCGCGCAGATGGAGCGGCTGGAAGCGCAGGCGGCGGTCGCCCGCCGTTACCACGAGTACAACAACGAGCTGACGAAGAAGCAGCAGCTGCTGTGGCTCTTGAAGCGCAACGAGGCGCAGGCCGAGCGCGAGCGCGCGGCGCGCGACGTCGAGCGCGCGAGCAACGACCTGGAAGGGCAGACGGCCGGCCTGCGCGAGGTCGAGGCGCGGCTGGAGGCGGCTCGCGAGCAGCACTTCGGCTCGTCGGACGGCGTGCACAACGCGCAGAGCGAACTGTTCGCGGCGAACGCCGAGGTCGCCCGGCTGGAAACCGAGCTGCGCCATCGCCGCGAGGCGCAGCAGGACCTCGAGCAACGCGTCGCGCAACTGAATGCCGAGCGGCAGCAGTGGCAGGCACAGGCGGAGAAGGCCGACGGCGACGAGCGCCGCTGGCGCGAACTCGGCGAACTCGCCGACGAGCGCTGCGAGGAAGCGGCGATGCGGCTGGAGGCGCAGCAGGAACGGTTGCCGCTGGTCGAAGAGGCGCAGGCGGCCGCGCAGGAGGCGCTCAACGCGCAGCGCGCGGCGGTGGCGGAAGCCGAGCAGAAGTTGCGCGTCGAGGAGGCGCATCGCGCCAACGCCGAGCGCACGCTGTTCAACCTCGGTGGCCGCCGCGAGCGCCTGGAGCAGGAAGCGGCCGCGCTGGTGAAACCGGATGAGGCCGAGATCGAACTGAAGGAAGCCGAGCACGAATCCCTGCAGGAAGACGTCGCGGCGGCGCAGGAGCGAGTGATGGCGGCGCAGCAGGCGCTGCCCGAGCTCGACGCGCGCCGACGCGAGGTGCAGCAGGACCTGCAGCGCGCGCAGCAGGCGAAGGGCGAGGCCGAGGCGCGGCGGAACGCGCTGGAGCAGCTGCAGAAGCGCATGCAGAGCGGCTCGAAGATCGGCGAATGGCTGCAGCGGCATGGTCTTTCCAGCCGCACGCCGCTGTGGAAGCGGCTGCATGTCGAGGCCGGCTGGGAGGATGCGCTGGAAGCGGTGCTGCGCGAGCGCCTGTCGGCGGTCGACGCCGGCGACGCCGACCTCGCCGCCTGGGCCAAGGACCGCCCCGGCGCCAAGGTCACCGTGCTGCTGCCGGGCGGCGGCGACGGCGCGGCGAGCAACGGCGACAACCTGCTCGCGCGCGTCCGCTGCGACGACCCGGCGATCGCCGGCCCGCTCGCCGACTGGCTGCGCGGCGTGCGCAGCATCGCCGACCTGCCGGCGGCGCTGGCACGGCGCGGCGAACTGGCCGCCGGCGAGGTGTGGGTGACCCCGGGCGGCGACCTCGTTGGCCGCCACAGCGTGACGCTGTTCGCGGCGGACGCCGCCGAGCACGGCTTCCTCGAGCGGCAGCGCGAGATCGAGTCGCTGCAGTCGCTGATCGACGAGCGGCAGCAGGCGGTCGAGGCGCAGGAGGCGCGCATCGCCGAGGTCGACGAGCGGCTGGAAGCGGCCCGCGGCGAGGTCGAGGCAGCGCGGCGGCAGCTCGAGGCGCGGCAGGAGCGCGCGCATGCGGTGCAGCTGGAAGTGTTGAAGCTGACCCAGATCATGGAGCGCTACCAGGACCGGATGGCGCAGATCAACGAGGCGCTGCGCGAGTTCCAGGGCGAGGAGGAGGCCGAGCGCGAGCGCATGCTGGTCGCCGAGGAGGCGATCGTCGTCCAGCGCGAGACAGTCGCCGAGCGGCAGCTGGCCCTGAACGAGGCCAAGGGCCGGCTGGAAGCCGCCGAACGCACGCTGCGCGACGAGCGCGAGCAGGTCGCCGTGGCCGAGCGCGAGCTGCGCGAGGCGCAGTTCTCGCAGCGCGAGTGCGCGAGCAAGCTCGAAGAGATCGCCGGCGGCCGCGAACTGGCGAAGCGCCAGCTCGCGCGCGTCGCCGAGGATCTGGCGCGCTGCGCGGAGAGTTCCGGCAACCTCGACCCGGAAGAGATCGTGCCGAAGCTGCAGGAAGCGCTCGAGCAGCGCGTGCTCCGCGAGCAGGCGCTGGCCGGCATGCGCGATGCGCTGGAGGCGGCCACTGCTGGCCTGCGCGGGTTGGAGGAGGAGCGGCTGAAGATCGAGCAGGGCCTGAACCCGCTGCGCGACCGCATCGGCGAGCTGCGCCTGAAGGAACAGGCGGCAGCCCTGAACGTCGAGCAGCTGGCGCTGCTGCTGGTCGAGGCCGAGGCCGACGAGGCGGCGCTCGCCGCCGACCTGCCGGGCGCCAGGCCGGGCCCGCTGCAGGGGCAGATCACCTCGCTGCAGCGGCAGATCGAGGCGCTCGGCGCGGTCAACCTCGCGGCGCTGGAGGAGCTCGAATCGGCGAAGGAGCGCAAGGGCTATCTCGATGCGCAGGCGGCCGACCTCGGCGAGGCGCTGGAGACGCTGGAGAACGCGATCCGCCGCATCGACCGCGAGACGCGCGAATTGCTGCAGACCACCTACGACACGGTGAACCGCCACTTCGGCGAACTGTTCCCGACGCTGTTCGGCGGCGGCGAGGCGAAGCTGATCATGACCGGCGACGAGATCCTCGATTCCGGCGTGCAGGTGATGGCGCAGCCGCCGGGCAAGAAGAACTCGACGATCCACCTGCTCTCCGGCGGCGAGAAGGCGCTGACCGCGATTGCGCTGGTGTTCTCGATGTTCCAGCTGAACCCGGCGCCGTTCTGCCTGCTCGACGAGGTCGACGCGCCGCTCGACGACACCAACACCGAGCGCTTCGCCAACATGGTGCGGCGCATGTCCACCAACACGCAGTTCCTTTTCATCAGCCACAACAAGATCGCGATGGAGATGGCCGAGCAGCTGGTCGGCGTGACCATGCAGGAATCGGGCGTCTCGCGCATCGTCGAGGTGGATATCGAAGAGGCGCTGCGCATGCGCGAACAGGTGGCGGCATGAACGAACTGCAACTGGGGCTGCTCGGGCTCGGTGCCTGCGCGGTGGTCGGCGTCT from Azospira restricta includes these protein-coding regions:
- the truB gene encoding tRNA pseudouridine(55) synthase TruB, which produces MNPPARRRWRRVDGVLLLDKPSGITSNDALQKARRLFSAEKAGHTGTLDPMASGLLPVCFGEATKFSADLLDADKTYEATLRLGVTTTTADAEGEVLETRPVQVGEADLRAVLPRFTGAIEQVPPMYSALKRDGKPLYELARQGIEVERAARAVVIHELTLLACAGTDVSLRVRCSKGTYIRTLAEDIGSALGCGAHLTALRRTRVGSLELAGARTLAEIEACAEEGREALLRPVDTLLSGLPPVVLDEAQTLRFGNGNPVAADVVGPCRVYAGGRLLGLGLGDGAGRLHPKRLIAR
- a CDS encoding CBS domain-containing protein, whose amino-acid sequence is MTRTNYPALATGSVSAAGCFVSTSLTPPPVRIDSPALQVMTDLTRVPAATIAAGTLVADANQAMIHRGVRMLFVVDEAKQLQGVVTASDILGERALQAAQNLGLARGELRVSHIMTPAARLDTIELAMVTRAEVGHVVATLKACGRQHAFVVDRDAHGRQFVCGVFSATQIARQLGMPLPTGETARTFAEIEAVLSAA
- the smc gene encoding chromosome segregation protein SMC, which codes for MRLTKLKLAGFKSFVDPTTIALPGQLVGVVGPNGCGKSNVMDAVRWVLGESKASELRGESMQDVIFNGSSNRKPVARAAVELVFDNSLGRAAGQWSQYAELSVKRLLTRTGQSEYYINNLQVRRKDITDLFLGTGLGPRAYAIIGQGMISRIIEAKPDELRVFLEEAAGVTRYKERRKETENRIADTRDNLTRIEDIRVELSAQMERLEAQAAVARRYHEYNNELTKKQQLLWLLKRNEAQAERERAARDVERASNDLEGQTAGLREVEARLEAAREQHFGSSDGVHNAQSELFAANAEVARLETELRHRREAQQDLEQRVAQLNAERQQWQAQAEKADGDERRWRELGELADERCEEAAMRLEAQQERLPLVEEAQAAAQEALNAQRAAVAEAEQKLRVEEAHRANAERTLFNLGGRRERLEQEAAALVKPDEAEIELKEAEHESLQEDVAAAQERVMAAQQALPELDARRREVQQDLQRAQQAKGEAEARRNALEQLQKRMQSGSKIGEWLQRHGLSSRTPLWKRLHVEAGWEDALEAVLRERLSAVDAGDADLAAWAKDRPGAKVTVLLPGGGDGAASNGDNLLARVRCDDPAIAGPLADWLRGVRSIADLPAALARRGELAAGEVWVTPGGDLVGRHSVTLFAADAAEHGFLERQREIESLQSLIDERQQAVEAQEARIAEVDERLEAARGEVEAARRQLEARQERAHAVQLEVLKLTQIMERYQDRMAQINEALREFQGEEEAERERMLVAEEAIVVQRETVAERQLALNEAKGRLEAAERTLRDEREQVAVAERELREAQFSQRECASKLEEIAGGRELAKRQLARVAEDLARCAESSGNLDPEEIVPKLQEALEQRVLREQALAGMRDALEAATAGLRGLEEERLKIEQGLNPLRDRIGELRLKEQAAALNVEQLALLLVEAEADEAALAADLPGARPGPLQGQITSLQRQIEALGAVNLAALEELESAKERKGYLDAQAADLGEALETLENAIRRIDRETRELLQTTYDTVNRHFGELFPTLFGGGEAKLIMTGDEILDSGVQVMAQPPGKKNSTIHLLSGGEKALTAIALVFSMFQLNPAPFCLLDEVDAPLDDTNTERFANMVRRMSTNTQFLFISHNKIAMEMAEQLVGVTMQESGVSRIVEVDIEEALRMREQVAA
- a CDS encoding YecA family protein, giving the protein MTETTLTKRQPAISDDQLDRLEGLLDDPAFDEAMRLDEAQGYLCAALAGPVPVPEGEWLLEILGSEAGVASEAGQEAAALLRCLAADIAIQLADDEPLMLYLYPQGDEDDAPSDYEPWCLAYLHGVDTAVEDWFEGLADEEEVEWLDERLFPLMVLTGEAEAAAREHGEAWPEGEELAELLRDSEEELARAVSEIFMFWAAKRGHGTIRRNNGKVGRNDPCPCGSGRKYKQCCGAAA
- the queF gene encoding preQ(1) synthase, which gives rise to MPSLPSKTLETFPNPAPERDFHIHMEIPEFTCLCPKTGQPDFATLILDYIPEKLCVELKSLKLYMWSFRDEGCFHEAVTNRILDDLVKATKPRYMRLTAKFYVRGGIFTNVVAEHRKKGWKPAPKVELASFDTQSNTRG
- the rbfA gene encoding 30S ribosome-binding factor RbfA, which codes for MPGRSKHHAAGFSRKDRVNEQIRRELADLIRGELKDPRVGMVSITEVEVTPDYAHAKVWFSTLAGDDKVPEILHGLKKASGFLRRELGRRIRIHTTPELHFVHDVSLERGADLSKLIDEANRLHGADAEAADPADPAKGADGE